A genomic region of Streptomyces sp. NBC_00247 contains the following coding sequences:
- a CDS encoding aldo/keto reductase — protein sequence MQTLTLNNGVEMPALGLGVFQTPPDETIAAVTAALELGYRHIDTAAAYGNEREVGQALRNSGVPRDEVFVETKIWISDYGYEETLHGFDKSAAKLGLDRIDLLILHQALPSEFDRTLAAYRALEKLLADGKVRAIGVSNFMTDHLTRLLDATDVVPAINQLEIHPYFQQRAVLDFGDAHGILGQAWSPIGGITFYPGYGEHRRSVLQDPAVTRIAEAHGKSPAQVLLRWGLQQGRSVIPKSTKRNRIAENIDVFDFDLAADELAALDLLETGRRGGPEPEVVTLADFGRAIPEA from the coding sequence ATGCAGACCCTCACCCTCAACAACGGCGTCGAGATGCCCGCCCTCGGACTGGGCGTCTTCCAGACCCCGCCCGACGAGACGATCGCCGCGGTCACGGCCGCGCTGGAGCTGGGCTACCGGCACATCGACACTGCCGCCGCCTACGGCAACGAACGCGAGGTCGGCCAGGCCCTGCGGAACTCCGGCGTCCCGCGCGACGAGGTCTTCGTCGAGACCAAGATCTGGATCAGCGACTACGGCTACGAGGAGACCCTGCACGGCTTCGACAAGAGCGCCGCCAAGCTCGGCCTCGACCGGATCGACCTGCTCATCCTGCACCAGGCCCTGCCGTCCGAGTTCGACCGGACCCTCGCCGCCTACCGAGCCCTGGAGAAGCTGCTGGCCGACGGCAAGGTCCGCGCCATCGGCGTCAGCAACTTCATGACCGACCACCTGACCAGGCTGCTCGACGCCACCGATGTGGTCCCGGCCATCAACCAGCTGGAGATCCACCCCTACTTCCAGCAGCGCGCCGTCCTCGACTTCGGCGACGCGCACGGCATCCTCGGCCAGGCGTGGTCTCCCATCGGCGGCATCACCTTCTATCCGGGCTACGGCGAGCACCGTCGAAGCGTCCTTCAGGATCCCGCGGTCACCCGGATCGCGGAGGCCCACGGCAAGAGCCCGGCCCAGGTGCTCCTGCGCTGGGGACTCCAGCAGGGCCGCTCGGTCATCCCTAAGTCCACCAAGCGCAACCGCATCGCCGAGAACATCGACGTCTTCGACTTCGACCTCGCCGCGGACGAGCTGGCCGCGCTGGACCTGCTGGAGACCGGCCGACGCGGCGGCCCGGAGCCCGAGGTCGTCACCCTCGCCGACTTCGGCCGCGCCATCCCCGAAGCCTGA